The following proteins are co-located in the Defluviitalea raffinosedens genome:
- a CDS encoding S-layer homology domain-containing protein, translated as MKKWTLVLVFTLLFTQILWAAPPEFSGGVNDEFEYKEVVFLSGEPVVFKGELKVTKKEDDEEKKITYKFTLTPEDSSISGKLTRNVSITTTYTPNSAKGQTIADTKITKYTETVTIGQDTFELEDIQFSQSDIIDNRPASDFYSGNIKARKYYTINGNQGTAYVDITGGDVGYENFWGSTETQIIDYVYTINRKTQGEEENNLSWEGTVKVQVSDSTTKSLKYSANEASLSSFNGGYMKTTNQEMVSQYTYNLPRKTDKGFDTKRRDEDTISLRAAMVPKVERLIVPKFRDTGGHWAQQDIEKLYSLDVFEGSTTFFVPDAPMTRMEFVKAVVKACNIRVEEEATKKSTTRKKKNQVEEIIFVDVKSSDPNFQYIKEAYNKNIITGSEDYKFRPNDSLTKGEAITILMRALGFESKAPAPGYKTYFADDSRIPNWARDAVYMAAEVGIVGGDGNNNINANKKLTRAEASSMLVRFLNFLEKDLQKDYRENIIYYN; from the coding sequence ATGAAAAAATGGACATTGGTACTTGTATTTACCCTTCTTTTCACTCAGATCCTGTGGGCAGCGCCTCCCGAGTTTTCAGGAGGGGTAAATGATGAATTTGAATATAAGGAAGTTGTATTTTTATCCGGGGAACCTGTGGTGTTTAAGGGTGAACTTAAGGTAACGAAAAAAGAAGATGATGAAGAAAAGAAAATTACCTATAAATTCACATTAACTCCCGAGGATTCCAGCATCAGCGGCAAATTAACCAGAAATGTAAGCATTACAACCACCTATACCCCAAACAGCGCCAAGGGGCAGACTATTGCCGATACAAAGATTACAAAATATACAGAAACGGTAACGATCGGACAGGATACTTTTGAACTGGAAGACATTCAGTTTTCTCAGTCAGATATTATAGATAACCGTCCGGCGTCAGATTTCTATTCCGGAAATATTAAAGCAAGAAAATACTACACCATCAATGGAAATCAGGGAACTGCTTATGTCGACATCACCGGAGGAGATGTAGGCTATGAGAACTTTTGGGGAAGTACGGAAACCCAGATCATAGACTATGTCTACACCATTAACCGAAAGACTCAGGGAGAAGAAGAGAATAATTTGTCCTGGGAAGGTACTGTTAAAGTTCAAGTTTCTGACAGTACGACGAAATCACTGAAATACTCTGCAAATGAAGCGAGTCTTTCCAGTTTTAACGGAGGGTACATGAAAACTACCAATCAGGAGATGGTATCTCAATATACTTATAATCTTCCTAGAAAAACCGATAAAGGGTTTGACACCAAAAGAAGAGATGAAGATACAATATCCCTTCGCGCTGCTATGGTTCCAAAGGTGGAAAGACTGATTGTTCCTAAATTCAGGGATACAGGAGGTCACTGGGCACAGCAGGATATCGAAAAGCTGTATTCTCTGGATGTATTTGAAGGAAGTACTACTTTCTTTGTTCCTGATGCGCCAATGACCAGAATGGAATTTGTTAAAGCAGTAGTTAAAGCTTGCAATATTCGTGTGGAAGAAGAAGCAACCAAGAAATCCACAACGAGAAAGAAAAAGAATCAGGTAGAAGAGATCATCTTTGTAGATGTCAAATCTTCAGATCCTAATTTCCAATATATTAAGGAAGCTTATAATAAAAATATTATAACAGGCAGTGAAGATTATAAGTTCAGACCCAATGACAGTTTAACAAAAGGCGAAGCCATTACGATTCTTATGCGTGCCCTGGGCTTTGAGAGTAAAGCTCCAGCTCCAGGCTATAAAACTTACTTTGCTGATGACAGCAGAATACCAAACTGGGCAAGGGATGCTGTTTATATGGCAGCTGAAGTAGGTATTGTCGGGGGAGACGGGAATAATAATATTAATGCAAACAAGAAACTGACAAGGGCAGAAGCTTCTTCAATGCTTGTAAGATTCTTAAACTTCCTGGAAAAAGATCTTCAAAAGGATTATAGAGAAAATATCATTTATTATAATTAA
- a CDS encoding CTP synthase, whose product MSTKYIFVTGGVVSGLGKGITAASLGRLLKSRGKHVTIQKFDPYINIDPGTMSPYQHGEVFVTNDGAETDLDLGHYERFIDESLTRYNNITTGKIYWSVLNKERKGEFLGATVQVIPHITNAIKDRIYRVGKSGQTDIVITEIGGTVGDIESLPFLEAIRQVATEVGRENVLYIHVTLIPYLSKSGEMKTKPTQHSVKELRSIGIQPDIIVCRTEQPLSADMKEKISLFCNVEKDCVVQNLDAETLYEVPLMLEQEGLAKIVCRKLQIECTSPDLEEWKQMVEREKNPNGSVKVALVGKYVELHDAYISIVESLKHAGIHHQTEIEIDWINAEAVNANNVGEILDGADAVLVPGGFGDRGIEGKIAAITYVRENKVPFFGICLGMQCAVIEFARNVAGLKGAHSSELNPNTPYPVIDLMPEQKDIDEMGGTMRLGAYPCKVAKDSFAYNAYNEDLIYERHRHRYEVNNEYRKMLEEKGLCITGVSPDDRLVEMVELKEHPWFVGVQFHPEFLSRPNRPHPLFRDFIGAAIEQRKNR is encoded by the coding sequence ATGTCAACGAAATATATTTTTGTTACGGGCGGTGTTGTATCGGGACTAGGTAAAGGGATTACTGCAGCTTCCCTTGGAAGATTATTAAAATCCAGAGGGAAACATGTAACGATTCAAAAGTTTGATCCCTATATTAATATAGATCCTGGAACCATGAGTCCTTATCAACATGGAGAAGTATTTGTCACCAATGATGGCGCTGAAACGGATTTAGACTTAGGTCATTATGAAAGATTTATTGACGAAAGTTTAACCCGATACAATAATATTACAACGGGGAAAATTTACTGGTCGGTACTCAATAAAGAAAGAAAAGGCGAGTTTTTAGGAGCAACTGTTCAAGTCATTCCTCATATCACCAATGCTATCAAAGACCGTATATATCGAGTTGGAAAATCTGGACAGACAGATATCGTCATTACTGAAATCGGAGGAACTGTAGGAGATATAGAAAGTCTTCCGTTTTTGGAAGCTATAAGACAAGTAGCCACTGAAGTGGGAAGAGAAAATGTATTATACATTCATGTTACCCTTATTCCTTATTTAAGCAAATCAGGGGAAATGAAAACAAAGCCTACTCAACACTCTGTAAAAGAGCTTCGCTCCATAGGTATTCAGCCGGATATTATCGTTTGCAGAACAGAGCAACCTTTATCCGCAGATATGAAAGAAAAGATTTCTTTATTCTGCAACGTGGAGAAGGACTGCGTGGTTCAAAATCTGGATGCAGAAACCCTTTATGAAGTTCCTTTGATGCTTGAGCAAGAAGGTTTGGCAAAAATTGTTTGCAGGAAACTTCAAATAGAATGTACAAGCCCTGATTTAGAAGAATGGAAACAGATGGTTGAAAGGGAGAAAAACCCTAATGGTTCCGTAAAAGTAGCTCTGGTTGGAAAATATGTAGAACTTCATGATGCATATATCTCCATTGTAGAATCCTTAAAGCATGCAGGGATTCATCACCAAACAGAAATCGAAATTGACTGGATCAATGCAGAAGCTGTCAATGCAAATAATGTAGGAGAAATTTTAGATGGAGCCGATGCCGTTTTAGTACCGGGAGGTTTTGGAGACCGAGGAATAGAAGGCAAAATTGCAGCGATCACCTATGTCAGGGAAAATAAAGTACCTTTCTTTGGGATTTGTCTTGGAATGCAATGTGCAGTTATTGAATTTGCCCGTAATGTAGCTGGATTAAAGGGTGCCCACAGTTCTGAATTAAACCCCAATACCCCTTATCCTGTGATTGATTTAATGCCGGAGCAAAAGGACATTGATGAGATGGGAGGAACCATGAGACTTGGAGCCTACCCTTGTAAAGTGGCTAAAGACTCTTTTGCATACAACGCATATAATGAAGATTTAATCTATGAAAGACATCGTCATAGATATGAAGTGAACAATGAATACAGAAAAATGTTAGAAGAAAAAGGTCTTTGCATAACAGGTGTATCCCCTGATGACAGATTGGTTGAAATGGTTGAATTAAAAGAGCATCCTTGGTTTGTAGGGGTTCAATTCCATCCTGAATTCCTGTCACGACCCAATAGACCTCATCCTTTGTTCCGTGACTTTATCGGAGCAGCTATAGAGCAGAGAAAAAATCGTTAG
- a CDS encoding O-antigen ligase family protein: protein MKQPKILQWILYTGLGIILFILPYPRGLFFAKEIVLVQIACFLLFILWSGLKIVKKEKIEIDSFLMTSVILLPVVYTLPLLFGVAASYYGALTYIFRYLTYMVIFLILSDLTKTKKEAFLWLNILGISGILAAILGIDAGLGSGLNNYFRFNGVIDEYGRVRGVLQYSNSFGAYMGIIFFILVGLSLLTEKKYLKAFYSACQVLPLMALLMTVSRGAIVFVPLIYLLLILFVPTKEKKLEVILSTIAPIIIALFAGKMLTEMVHPILKGEGEGLVQRGWMIAFIAIVAAYILSFILTGALGMFSRVSTKVYQIGIAFAGVIAVLGGIVLFTSGLYRKLLPEFLLQRFSQMGSAAELTSGRSNFYRDGLRMLKDKWLLGGGGNAWAAMYRKYQSYFYGSSEAHSLPLQLWLETGILGMMVLAFFIVSLFIVYFKNRKSEDGVELTVLLIPVLMLLSHSIIDFNFSYVSLPLMSFALIGAMAGLKKRGDLNFTISSWIPLALGVIFIAFPISWQISRNYAVKATAIIRKEDANANDVLDAVEYMEKAVDLNGWNADYMLREGDPQDGDLLYDLSTLYGYLYDIVEQNDPEQIGLVEQKQTALYEKVYKLEPYNPYISMQYAQTLFQKGEIEQGLAVVENAKNLNPMYEGRYQELAQAYFAVAEYYIGQGDQEAAKPYLERVIEVEKELEEINKIALEKVNMTEKTKEYIEKAKELL from the coding sequence ATGAAGCAACCAAAGATACTACAGTGGATTTTATATACAGGCTTGGGAATTATTCTTTTTATACTTCCTTATCCCAGGGGCCTTTTTTTTGCAAAGGAAATTGTACTGGTTCAGATTGCATGCTTTTTGCTGTTTATTTTATGGTCTGGTCTTAAAATAGTAAAGAAAGAGAAAATAGAAATCGATTCTTTCCTTATGACTTCAGTTATTTTACTGCCGGTTGTTTATACATTGCCTCTGTTGTTCGGAGTGGCTGCAAGCTATTATGGAGCATTAACGTATATATTCAGATATCTCACTTACATGGTGATTTTTCTTATATTATCCGATCTTACTAAGACGAAAAAAGAGGCTTTTCTTTGGCTGAATATTTTGGGGATCAGTGGTATTTTGGCTGCCATTTTAGGTATTGATGCAGGCCTTGGCTCAGGACTTAACAACTATTTTAGGTTTAATGGTGTAATAGATGAATACGGCCGGGTACGGGGGGTCTTGCAGTATTCTAACAGCTTTGGTGCATATATGGGCATTATTTTCTTTATTCTAGTAGGTCTTAGCCTGCTTACAGAGAAAAAGTATTTAAAAGCTTTTTACTCTGCATGCCAGGTGTTGCCATTGATGGCCCTTTTGATGACAGTATCCAGGGGTGCGATTGTATTTGTTCCTTTAATCTATTTATTATTGATTCTTTTTGTTCCAACGAAAGAAAAGAAATTGGAAGTGATCCTTTCTACCATAGCACCAATCATTATTGCTCTTTTTGCAGGGAAAATGCTGACTGAAATGGTACATCCCATTCTTAAAGGGGAAGGAGAAGGGCTGGTTCAAAGAGGATGGATGATTGCTTTTATTGCTATTGTGGCTGCTTATATTCTTTCTTTCATTTTAACAGGAGCTTTAGGGATGTTTTCCAGAGTTTCAACCAAAGTCTACCAGATTGGTATTGCTTTTGCAGGGGTTATAGCAGTCCTTGGCGGGATAGTATTATTTACCTCCGGGCTTTATAGGAAGCTGCTTCCGGAGTTTTTGCTTCAACGTTTCAGTCAGATGGGTTCTGCCGCAGAACTCACATCTGGCAGAAGCAATTTCTACCGGGATGGCCTTCGTATGCTGAAAGATAAATGGCTTCTCGGAGGAGGAGGGAATGCCTGGGCTGCCATGTACAGGAAGTATCAGTCCTATTTTTATGGTTCATCAGAAGCCCACAGCCTTCCGCTTCAACTTTGGCTTGAAACAGGAATACTTGGGATGATGGTTCTTGCATTTTTTATCGTTTCTCTATTCATTGTATATTTTAAAAACAGAAAAAGTGAAGACGGAGTAGAATTAACAGTCCTGCTTATCCCTGTTTTAATGCTTTTAAGCCATAGTATTATAGATTTTAACTTTTCCTATGTTTCTCTTCCTCTTATGAGTTTTGCACTTATTGGGGCTATGGCAGGATTAAAGAAAAGAGGAGATCTTAATTTTACGATTAGTTCCTGGATCCCATTAGCACTTGGAGTGATTTTTATTGCTTTTCCGATTTCTTGGCAGATCAGCAGAAATTATGCTGTAAAGGCAACTGCGATCATAAGAAAAGAAGATGCTAATGCCAATGATGTATTGGACGCTGTTGAATATATGGAAAAAGCTGTGGATCTTAATGGATGGAATGCAGATTATATGCTGCGGGAAGGAGATCCTCAGGATGGCGACTTATTATATGATTTAAGCACCTTATATGGGTATCTTTACGATATAGTAGAGCAAAATGATCCTGAGCAAATTGGGCTTGTAGAGCAAAAACAGACAGCACTCTATGAAAAGGTTTATAAACTGGAACCCTATAACCCTTATATATCCATGCAGTATGCCCAGACTCTGTTTCAAAAAGGGGAAATAGAACAAGGATTAGCTGTAGTAGAAAATGCAAAGAACCTCAATCCTATGTATGAAGGAAGATATCAGGAACTCGCTCAAGCCTATTTTGCAGTAGCAGAGTATTATATCGGCCAGGGGGACCAAGAAGCAGCAAAGCCTTACCTTGAAAGAGTAATAGAAGTAGAAAAAGAGTTAGAAGAAATTAATAAGATTGCTCTTGAGAAAGTCAATATGACGGAAAAGACAAAGGAATATATTGAAAAAGCAAAAGAATTGCTATAA